From Pseudomonas sp. StFLB209, a single genomic window includes:
- the rnhB gene encoding ribonuclease HII, which produces MQMGLDFTLVEELVAGVDEVGRGPLCGPVVTAAVILDPARPIIGLNDSKKLTQARREQLFDEICEKALAWHIARAEVEEIDQLNILHATMLAMQRAVEGLSVTPKLALIDGNRCPKLAVPSAPVVQGDAKVPAIAAASILAKVSRDREMAALELIYPGYGMGGHKGYPTPVHLEALARLGPTPIHRRSFAPVRAAWEARDAIALQVPDGLLQH; this is translated from the coding sequence ATGCAGATGGGCCTTGATTTCACCCTGGTCGAAGAGCTGGTTGCCGGTGTCGATGAGGTGGGGCGTGGCCCGCTGTGTGGCCCGGTGGTCACCGCAGCGGTCATTCTGGATCCGGCGCGGCCGATCATTGGCCTTAACGACTCCAAGAAACTCACCCAGGCGCGCCGCGAACAGCTGTTCGACGAAATCTGCGAAAAGGCCCTCGCCTGGCATATCGCCCGCGCTGAGGTCGAGGAAATCGACCAGTTGAATATTCTCCATGCCACGATGCTGGCCATGCAACGCGCGGTCGAAGGGCTGAGCGTGACCCCGAAGCTGGCCCTGATCGATGGCAATCGCTGCCCGAAGCTGGCGGTGCCATCGGCGCCGGTGGTGCAGGGTGATGCCAAGGTGCCGGCGATTGCTGCGGCATCGATTCTCGCCAAGGTCAGTCGCGACCGGGAAATGGCCGCGCTGGAACTGATCTATCCCGGCTACGGGATGGGCGGGCACAAGGGCTACCCCACGCCTGTTCATCTGGAGGCGCTGGCGCGTCTGGGCCCTACGCCTATCCATCGGCGCTCGTTCGCACCGGTACGTGCTGCCTGGGAAGCGCGCGATGCCATAGCCCTGCAAGTGCCGGACGGTTTGCTTCAGCACTGA